In the genome of Tannockella kyphosi, one region contains:
- a CDS encoding VOC family protein → MNYPRAFSHIGLSVSNLERAVKFYSEVMGWYVVMEPSVIKEENTSAIGIMCEEVFGKGHGDFKIAHMVTSNAIGIELFEFVDNDKKTQPFEFKNTGLFHFSVQDPDIEGMIEKIVSHGGKQRMPIKEYYPNEKPYKMCYVEDPFGIVFEIYTHSYEVTYSKGAY, encoded by the coding sequence ATGAATTATCCAAGAGCATTTTCACACATAGGTTTGTCTGTGTCTAATTTAGAACGGGCGGTTAAGTTTTATAGCGAGGTAATGGGTTGGTATGTTGTAATGGAACCATCAGTTATCAAAGAGGAAAATACTTCTGCAATCGGAATTATGTGCGAGGAAGTATTCGGTAAAGGGCATGGAGATTTCAAAATTGCTCACATGGTCACTTCAAACGCCATTGGAATAGAACTATTTGAGTTTGTGGATAACGATAAAAAAACGCAACCATTTGAATTCAAAAATACAGGTCTTTTCCATTTTTCTGTGCAGGATCCAGATATTGAGGGTATGATTGAAAAAATTGTATCTCATGGTGGTAAACAACGTATGCCTATCAAGGAATACTATCCAAATGAAAAACCATATAAAATGTGTTATGTTGAAGATCCATTTGGTATTGTATTCGAAATTTATACGCATAGCTATGAAGTGACTTATTCTAAGGGTGCTTATTAA
- a CDS encoding winged helix-turn-helix transcriptional regulator encodes MKIKKQYTCALLLSMDLLGGKWKMRILWHILNGDNRFSLLQRGIPDITHKMLVTQLKELELSNILVRTVVCEKPLNVVYSLSPRYKGLIPLVEGFCDFSKEYASENEIMIDNT; translated from the coding sequence ATGAAGATAAAAAAACAATACACTTGTGCATTGCTGTTATCAATGGATTTGCTAGGTGGGAAATGGAAAATGAGGATTTTGTGGCATATCTTAAATGGAGATAATCGTTTTTCTTTACTGCAAAGAGGTATCCCTGATATAACACATAAAATGCTTGTCACACAATTAAAGGAGCTTGAGTTAAGCAATATATTAGTAAGGACTGTGGTATGTGAGAAACCACTTAATGTAGTATATTCACTCTCACCGCGCTACAAAGGACTTATTCCTCTTGTGGAGGGATTTTGTGATTTTTCAAAAGAATATGCTAGTGAAAATGAAATAATGATTGATAATACATAG
- a CDS encoding RNA-binding domain-containing protein: MFKEGYKVELKEKYTQDLKKEVIAFINCDGGTIYEGIADSGEVVGINDVDEVMLAITNLLRDNILPDAMMFIRVESLVEENKDIIKVTVEEGTRKPYYLKDKGMKSSGVYVRQGTSSAPASQDAIRQMIKLTDGDSFENSRSIEQNLHFNTMNEEMKKRNLEFGQVQMHNLGFINNDEMYTNLALLTSDECIHSIKLAVFQGNDKSVFIDRKEFKGSIFKQLNDAYATLELYNRTSASFDGLLRIDQKDYPELSLREALLNAIVHRDYSYSGDTFINVYSNKIEIVSLGGLVSGMSIEAILLGASQARNEKLAALFYRMQLIESYGIGVGKIMSSYNKCINKPVFENADGAFRVTLPNMNNDTIGLSKTHNLVVEYLKNNKYITRLSIEELLDVKVTRANSIIGEMLKLGIIVKVGNGKNTKYMLADQL; this comes from the coding sequence ATGTTTAAAGAGGGTTATAAAGTAGAGTTAAAAGAAAAATATACACAAGATTTGAAGAAAGAAGTCATTGCATTTATTAACTGTGATGGTGGAACAATATATGAAGGAATTGCTGATAGTGGTGAAGTGGTTGGAATAAATGATGTTGATGAAGTTATGTTAGCGATAACGAATCTTCTTCGTGATAATATCTTACCTGATGCTATGATGTTTATACGTGTGGAATCACTAGTAGAAGAAAATAAAGATATCATCAAAGTAACTGTTGAAGAGGGAACAAGAAAACCTTATTATCTTAAAGATAAGGGAATGAAATCATCAGGTGTCTACGTTAGACAAGGGACATCTTCTGCTCCTGCATCACAAGATGCAATTCGCCAGATGATAAAATTAACAGATGGAGATTCTTTTGAGAATAGTCGTTCTATTGAACAAAATTTACATTTCAATACAATGAATGAAGAAATGAAAAAAAGGAACCTAGAGTTTGGTCAGGTTCAAATGCATAATTTAGGTTTTATCAATAATGATGAAATGTATACAAATCTTGCTTTACTAACATCAGATGAATGTATTCATTCTATTAAACTTGCTGTATTTCAAGGCAATGATAAAAGTGTTTTTATAGATAGAAAAGAATTTAAAGGTTCTATTTTTAAACAATTAAATGATGCATATGCTACACTTGAGTTATATAATAGAACAAGTGCATCATTTGATGGCTTATTAAGAATTGATCAAAAAGATTATCCGGAATTATCATTAAGAGAAGCATTATTAAATGCAATCGTACATCGAGATTATAGTTATAGTGGAGATACTTTTATTAATGTGTATTCCAATAAAATTGAGATTGTTTCTTTAGGAGGCCTTGTTTCTGGGATGTCGATAGAAGCTATTCTTTTAGGTGCATCACAAGCAAGAAATGAAAAATTAGCAGCATTATTTTATAGAATGCAATTAATTGAATCCTATGGTATTGGTGTTGGTAAAATAATGAGTTCTTACAATAAATGCATCAATAAACCAGTATTTGAAAATGCAGATGGTGCATTTAGAGTTACTCTTCCAAATATGAATAATGACACAATAGGTTTATCAAAAACACATAATTTAGTAGTTGAATATTTAAAAAATAACAAATATATCACACGTCTATCAATAGAAGAATTGTTAGATGTTAAAGTAACCAGAGCTAACAGTATTATTGGTGAAATGCTTAAACTAGGTATTATTGTAAAAGTAGGAAATGGAAAAAACACAAAATACATGCTAGCAGATCAGTTATAA